From the genome of Drosophila melanogaster chromosome 2L, one region includes:
- the CG42597 gene encoding uncharacterized protein, whose product MTSPTPVLLAFVVHMVLHTTLFIHLDPGIIADTPVFGSQLFYLSVMDLLCDTEVIPTHWSNIPRWGKFILETIIAILIGETLMVGVWLSMETLLVNFINVITNWLGLGSRTNTNFQEIGTILLGVIFLVIVGAITNRPAKVWKMAQQSWRIITQQSRPSSKQKSFK is encoded by the coding sequence ATGACCAGTCCCACGCCTGTTCTATTGGCCTTCGTTGTGCACATGGTGCTCCACACAACGCTCTTCATACATCTAGATCCGGGTATAATTGCAGACACCCCCGTCTTTGGTAGCCAGTTATTCTATTTATCAGTGATGGATCTGCTGTGCGACACAGAGGTAATACCCACGCACTGGAGTAACATTCCGCGGTGGGGAAAGTTTATCCTTGAGACCATTATCGCCATCCTTATTGGCGAAACTTTGATGGTGGGCGTATGGCTTTCCATGGAAACGCTTCTCGTCAACTTTATAAATGTTATAACCAATTGGTTGGGCCTGGGCAGCCGTACAAACACTAATTTCCAGGAGATCGGCACGATTTTATTGGGAGTTATCTTTTTAGTGATAGTGGGTGCCATTACAAATCGACCGGCCAAAGTTTGGAAAATGGCACAACAGTCTTGGAGAATCATCACACAACAAAGTCGTCCTTCGTCCAAACAGAAATCTTTTAAATAA
- the tplus3a gene encoding testis-specific Plus3 domain a produces MDERLRTRRKIANKLESGGKTAHAFERLLAIRTIKLSKGKCSEDSAEQTKSSDDCKAQTRKDVNIEVKETYSGDSSPNSESENTAQNDPQMNVESEERVSNLEQLSRAVLKRNDIKNLLGKPIFAEAVIGSFVRINVGKVYSIYETIALHQDSKDYRVDGKRTNLTLVLRCGSEKRYSRIDVVSNQPITQKEFLLWLETNLRNRCTLPTLNDIAKKQVQVKNACKYSYTETDVEKLIQDKKEAGIKQNAAYRKISLIIERDMAAGMNDVEKVQVLEKKILEIDEEPRPQIEKSGQHRYQVLSSTRGVHVPTIYRHELGVPSGGKSSFVKRTAKPEQHELEKYMRRKYKKSAVVSRSRFKKAFEDCVDSSAVVNDIHMESQQKEGDVETETETETEKGTEKDLHLQRLHTFNIELDTTGLVPFHEIFPNVKFNSPWDEIMKG; encoded by the exons ATGGATGAGCGCTTACGGACAAGACGTAAGATCGCAAATAAACTGGAGTCTGGTGGCAAAACAGCACATGCTTTTGAGCGATTATTGGCAATTCGCACCATTAAATTGAGCAAGGGAAAATGTTCCGAAGACAGTGCAGAGCAGACGAAGTCTAGTGATGATTGCAAGGCACAAACGCGTAAGGATGTAAATATCGAGGTCAAAGAGACTTATTCCGGCGATTCCTCGCCTAACAGTGAGAGCGAGAATACAGCCCAAAACGATCCGCAAATGAACGTAGAAAGCGAAGAACGCGTATCCAACCTGGAACAGCTGAGTCGAGCAGTGTTAAAACGGAACGACATAAAGAACTTACTGGGTAAACCTATTTTCGCGGAGGCTGTGATCGGATCCTTTGTGCGGATAAATGTTGGAAAAGTCTACTCCATCTACGAAACTATTGCTCTGCATCAGGACAGTAAGGACTACCGGGTAGACGGTAAGCGTACCAATCTGACCCTGGTCTTGAGGTGCGGTTCCGAAAAGCGTTATTCACGTATAGACGTGGTTTCAAATCAGCCAATTACACAAAAGGAATTCTTGTTGTGGTTGGAAACCAATCTGCGCAATCGATGCACTTTACCAACGCTTAATGACATCGCCAAAAAACAGGTGCAGGTAAAAAATGCCTGTAAATACTCGTACACTGAAACTGATGTGGAGAAGCTGATTCAAGACAAAAAAGAAGCTGGTATAAAACAGAATGCCGCTTACAGAAAAATTAGTCTAATTATAGAGCGTGATATGGCAGCGGGTATGAACGACGTggaaaaagtgcaagtgttgGAGAAGAAAATCCTAGAGATCGACGAGGAACCCAGACCCCAGATCGAAAAATCTGGCCAGCATCGGTACCAAGTCCTTAGTTCTACACGCGGGGTCCATGTGCCTACCATTTACCGGCACGAGTTGGGTGTGCCTTCCGGCGGCAAAAGTTCCTTTGTTAAGCGAACCGCGAAGCCCGAACAACATGAGTTGGAGAAGTATATGCGACGAAAGTATAAAAAAAGTGCTGTAGTCAGTCGCAGTCGATTTAAAAAAGCATTTGAAGATTGCGTGGATTCTTCAGCTGTGGTCAACGATATTCATATGGAAAGTCAACAGAAAGAGGGTGATGTCGAGACGGAGACGGAGACGGAGACGGAGAAAGGGACAGAGAAAGATCTCCATTTGCAAAGGTTACACACTTTTAATATTGAATTAGATACCACGGGATTGG TTCCTTTTCATGAAATTTTCCCGAATGTGAAGTTCAATAGCCCTTGGGACGAGATAATGAAAGGCTAG